The following proteins are co-located in the Apium graveolens cultivar Ventura chromosome 5, ASM990537v1, whole genome shotgun sequence genome:
- the LOC141724953 gene encoding ubiquitin receptor RAD23d-like: MKIFVKTLKGSQFDIQVNPRDSVADVKRSIETVQGSDVYPAAQQMLIYQGRVLKDGTTLIENNVAENSFIVIMLSKSKSSSGNSSTTSREAAPKATQTSAAPPPVPASAVAHSPSPTLAAPAPAPAPAPAAVVAPAPLETAGSEANVYDSAASNLVAGSNLEGAVQQILDMGGGTWDRDTVVRALRAAYNNPERAVEYLYSGIPEQAEAPAVAPSSPSGEDATPPGQLPPAASQSPIASTGPNANPLDLFPQGLPDMGSNAAGAGNLDFLRNNQQFQSLRAMVQSNPQILQPMLQELGKQNPHLMRLIQEHQADFLQLINEPIEGGENLDGQPQAISVTPEERDAIERLEAMGFDRDLVLEVFFACNKNEELAANYLLDHMNEFE, encoded by the exons GTTGCCGATGTGAAGAGAAGTATTGAAACTGTGCAAGGATCTGATGTTTATCCCGCTGCACAACAGATGCTTATTTATCAGGGTAGAGTCCTTAAAGATGGCACAACATTGATCGAAAACAATGTTGCCGAGAATAGTTTTATTGTCATCATGTTATCCAAG AGTAAGAGCTCATCTGGTAATAGTTCAACCACATCAAGGGAAGCAGCTCCTAAG GCAACACAAACAAGTGCTGCACCTCCTCCAGTTCCAGCATCAGCTGTTGCTCATTCTCCGTCTCCAACCTTGGCTGC ACCTGCACCTGCACCTGCACCTGCTCCAGCTGCAGTTGTAGCTCCTGCTCCCTTGGAAACTGCGGG GTCAGAGGCTAATGTTTATGACAGTGCAGCATCAAATTTAGTGGCTGGAAGCAATCTCGAAGGAGCTGTGCAGCAGATTCTTGACATGGGTGGAGGCACATGGGATAGGGATACAGTTGTTCGTGCCCTTCGTGCTGCTTACAACAATCCTGAGAGAGCTGTGGAATATCTATATTCC GGTATCCCTGAGCAAGCTGAAGCTCCAGCTGTGGCCCCATCATCACCAAGTGGCGAGGATGCAACACCGCCTGGTCAGCTTCCCCCAGCGGCTTCCCAATCTCCTATTGCTTCCACTGGACCAAATGCAAACCCTTTAGATCTCTTCCCTCAG GGTCTTCCCGACATGGGTTCTAATGCTGCTGGTGCAGGCAACTTAGATTTTTTACGCAACAATCAACAG TTCCAATCTTTGCGAGCTATGGTGCAGTCCAACCCACAAATTTTGCAG CCCATGCTCCAGGAGTTAGGGAAGCAAAATCCTCATCTAATGAGGCTTATCCAAGAGCATCAGGCTGATTTCCTTCAGCTGATTAATGAACCCATTGAAGGCGGCGA GAATTTAGATGGACAGCCACAGGCTATATCAGTCACACCTGAGGAGCGCGACGCCATCGAACGT CTTGAGGCAATGGGATTTGACCGAGACCTTGTGTTGGAAGTCTTTTTTGCATGTAACAAGAACGAGGAGCTGGCTGCAAACTACCTCTTAGACCATATGAACGAGTTTGAATAA